One SAR324 cluster bacterium genomic region harbors:
- a CDS encoding DUF4351 domain-containing protein has protein sequence GIEQGRIEGLRATAEKQLRIKFREIPAIYLAQLSTLSFAQLEMLAERILTVQSMEELFRF, from the coding sequence AAGGCATTGAGCAAGGCAGGATTGAAGGACTTCGCGCTACGGCGGAAAAGCAATTGCGGATCAAATTCCGTGAAATTCCAGCAATCTATCTGGCTCAACTGAGTACGTTGTCTTTCGCCCAACTGGAAATGCTGGCAGAGCGTATTCTGACCGTTCAAAGCATGGAAGAATTGTTCCGGTTCTGA
- a CDS encoding YaiI/YqxD family protein: protein MNLYIDGDALPNALKQILIRAIERLSIPTVVVSNKYVNLGKSRHVKYIVVDAGPDEADNRIVELVQPGELVITADIPLADRVITKKAHAIDHRGKLFTEDNIKQLLAIRNLMQEIRDSGEITKGPAPFGPKDTHEFANQLNKFLAQQGFGRK from the coding sequence ATGAATCTGTACATAGACGGGGACGCGTTGCCCAATGCGCTCAAACAGATTTTGATTCGTGCCATTGAGCGTCTGAGCATACCAACTGTTGTTGTGTCCAACAAATATGTCAATCTGGGGAAATCCAGGCATGTCAAGTACATCGTTGTGGACGCAGGACCAGACGAAGCGGACAACCGCATTGTGGAACTGGTGCAACCAGGCGAACTGGTCATCACGGCGGATATCCCGTTGGCTGACCGTGTCATCACCAAAAAAGCGCATGCGATTGATCACCGGGGAAAACTGTTTACAGAGGATAACATCAAACAGCTTCTGGCTATCCGAAATCTTATGCAGGAGATTCGTGACAGTGGTGAGATCACCAAAGGCCCCGCGCCGTTCGGTCCCAAAGACACGCATGAATTCGCCAACCAGTTGAATAAATTTTTGGCTCAGCAGGGATTTGGGAGAAAATAA
- a CDS encoding YwbE family protein, giving the protein MDGTQRSNIKPGLTVRIVLKQDQQSGKLTEGVVKDLLTNSPTHPHGIKVRLTNGAVGRVKEICR; this is encoded by the coding sequence ATGGATGGAACACAAAGATCAAACATCAAACCGGGCCTGACCGTCCGGATCGTATTAAAACAGGATCAACAAAGTGGGAAACTGACTGAGGGCGTGGTCAAGGATCTCCTGACCAATTCGCCGACACATCCGCATGGCATCAAAGTCCGCTTAACAAATGGCGCGGTCGGACGAGTCAAAGAGATTTGCCGATGA
- the acnA gene encoding aconitate hydratase AcnA, protein MPDNRFGSRISFDTGSGKADMYSLEKLEKDNIGTVQKLPFSIKILLEQALRNLDNFQVREEDVLALADWTKANLEKEIPYKPTRVILQDFTGVPAVVDLAALRSAMVQMGGNPTLINPRVPVDLVVDHSVQVDHYGTPDSLRQNMEIEFQRNQERYEFVKWGQKSFKNFRVCPPGVGIIHQVNLEYLASVIQTVDGVCFPDTLVGTDSHTTMINGLGVMGWGVGGIEAESVMLGQPVYMLIPQVIGFKLKGTLPIGATATDLVLRVVEILRKKGVVEKFVEFYGPGLSRLSLADRATIANMAPEYGATMGFFPVDQETLKYLRDTGRPENLVKTVENYCKKQGLFRTDATPDPVFTDTVELDLSTVEPSLAGPKRPQDRVTLAAMKTQWHESLTKPVKQRGFELKESTLADKAAVPGMDGVQLKHGSVVITAITSCTNTSNPSVMLAAGILAKKAAERGLTAKPWVKTSLAPGSRVVTRYLDEAGLTPSLEKVGFHTVGYGCTTCIGNSGPLMDSVVQAINEKDLVVAAVLSGNRNFEGRISPHVKANYLASPPLVVAYAIAGTVDIDFATEPVGLDNAGKPVMLQEIWPSPEEVATAMKSMTKELYQQEYQNLDQVSPMWNAIQSKTGEVYEWDEDSTYIQNPPFFTHMSQELAELKEIKGARVLVKVGDSVTTDHISPAGSFSAKTPAGLYLVSKGVSPEDFNSYGARRGNDRVMTRGTFANVRLRNQMAPGTEGGYTTYIPDNAVMSIYDASMKYQESGTPLIVLAGTEYGTGSSRDWAAKGTFLLGVKAVVAASYERIHRSNLVGMGVLPLQFKAGQTHESLGLTGKEVYSILGISEKLHPMQELILKADDREIPVLCRLDTPVEIEYYRNGGILHTVLRNFIREGK, encoded by the coding sequence ATGCCTGATAACCGTTTTGGAAGCCGAATTTCTTTTGATACCGGAAGTGGAAAAGCTGATATGTACAGTTTGGAAAAACTGGAAAAAGACAATATCGGCACTGTGCAGAAACTGCCGTTTTCCATAAAAATCCTGCTGGAGCAGGCGTTGCGAAATCTGGATAATTTTCAGGTGCGGGAGGAAGATGTGCTGGCCTTGGCCGACTGGACCAAAGCCAATCTGGAAAAAGAAATTCCTTACAAGCCCACCCGGGTGATTCTTCAGGATTTTACAGGCGTTCCCGCGGTTGTGGATCTGGCGGCATTACGCAGTGCCATGGTGCAGATGGGGGGCAATCCCACCTTAATCAATCCCCGTGTGCCGGTGGATCTGGTGGTCGATCATTCCGTTCAGGTGGATCATTATGGAACGCCAGATTCCTTGCGACAAAACATGGAAATTGAATTTCAGCGGAATCAGGAACGCTACGAATTTGTGAAATGGGGCCAGAAATCGTTTAAAAATTTCAGGGTGTGTCCTCCGGGAGTCGGCATCATTCATCAGGTCAATCTGGAATATCTGGCCAGTGTGATTCAAACCGTGGACGGTGTCTGTTTTCCTGACACACTGGTCGGGACAGATTCGCACACCACCATGATCAACGGACTTGGCGTGATGGGCTGGGGTGTGGGGGGTATTGAAGCCGAATCCGTCATGCTGGGACAACCTGTGTATATGCTGATTCCTCAAGTGATCGGGTTCAAACTGAAAGGGACTCTGCCTATTGGTGCGACCGCCACTGATCTGGTGTTACGTGTGGTGGAAATTCTTCGCAAAAAAGGCGTGGTTGAAAAATTTGTGGAATTCTATGGACCCGGATTATCACGCCTGAGTCTGGCGGATCGGGCGACCATTGCCAATATGGCTCCAGAATATGGCGCAACCATGGGCTTTTTCCCTGTGGATCAGGAAACCCTTAAATATCTTCGGGATACTGGACGTCCGGAAAATCTGGTGAAAACAGTTGAAAACTATTGCAAAAAACAAGGCCTGTTCCGCACTGACGCAACGCCTGATCCTGTGTTCACTGACACCGTTGAGCTGGATTTGTCCACCGTGGAGCCTTCTTTGGCTGGTCCAAAACGTCCTCAGGACAGAGTCACCCTGGCCGCGATGAAAACACAATGGCATGAATCCTTGACGAAACCTGTGAAACAACGCGGGTTTGAATTGAAGGAATCCACGCTGGCCGACAAAGCCGCTGTTCCGGGAATGGACGGGGTTCAGTTGAAGCATGGTTCCGTGGTGATCACCGCCATCACTTCCTGTACGAATACCAGCAATCCATCCGTGATGCTGGCGGCCGGGATTCTGGCGAAAAAAGCCGCTGAACGTGGACTGACCGCAAAACCCTGGGTGAAAACCTCCCTGGCTCCCGGTTCCAGAGTGGTCACACGCTATCTGGATGAGGCCGGACTGACACCCTCTTTGGAAAAAGTCGGCTTTCATACCGTGGGCTATGGTTGCACAACCTGTATTGGCAACTCAGGGCCGTTGATGGATTCTGTGGTGCAGGCGATCAATGAAAAAGATCTGGTGGTTGCGGCGGTGCTTTCCGGAAACCGGAATTTTGAAGGGCGGATCAGTCCTCATGTGAAAGCCAATTATCTGGCAAGTCCTCCGTTGGTGGTGGCCTATGCCATCGCCGGAACTGTGGATATTGATTTTGCCACAGAACCAGTGGGGCTTGATAACGCAGGAAAACCAGTGATGTTGCAAGAAATCTGGCCATCTCCTGAAGAAGTAGCGACAGCCATGAAAAGCATGACCAAAGAATTGTATCAGCAGGAATATCAGAATCTGGATCAGGTTTCACCAATGTGGAACGCGATTCAAAGCAAAACTGGAGAAGTGTATGAGTGGGATGAAGATTCAACCTATATTCAAAACCCACCATTTTTCACCCATATGTCCCAGGAACTGGCAGAACTGAAAGAAATCAAGGGTGCCAGGGTGCTGGTCAAGGTGGGCGATTCTGTTACAACCGACCATATTTCACCGGCAGGATCTTTTTCAGCCAAAACGCCAGCAGGATTGTATCTGGTGAGTAAAGGAGTCAGTCCGGAGGATTTCAACTCCTATGGCGCACGACGTGGAAATGACCGGGTGATGACACGCGGAACGTTTGCCAATGTTCGCTTACGCAATCAAATGGCTCCGGGAACAGAAGGCGGTTACACCACCTACATTCCGGACAATGCGGTGATGTCGATTTATGACGCTTCCATGAAATATCAGGAATCTGGAACACCATTGATTGTGTTGGCCGGTACAGAATATGGAACCGGATCTTCCAGAGACTGGGCCGCAAAAGGAACCTTTCTGCTGGGTGTCAAAGCAGTCGTAGCCGCGAGCTATGAGCGAATCCATCGTTCAAACCTGGTCGGAATGGGCGTTTTGCCGCTACAGTTCAAGGCCGGTCAAACCCATGAATCGTTAGGATTGACCGGAAAAGAAGTTTATTCAATTCTGGGGATCAGTGAAAAACTGCACCCCATGCAGGAATTGATTCTGAAAGCGGATGACCGGGAAATTCCGGTGTTGTGCCGTTTGGACACTCCGGTGGAAATTGAATACTACCGGAATGGCGGAATCCTGCATACCGTATTGAGAAATTTCATTCGGGAAGGCAAATAA
- the mgtE gene encoding magnesium transporter — MMEQRKELWDILEDIIQAEDVTLLKKVVNESSLVEVALALSRLSIGYQVWTLVRLTPKEGAKLVREMPHVQAVELIRTMPLENTVALLKCLRSDVQADLVSELDQDELARLLDGMDAKDADSILKLMVYPHDTAGGLMITEYLSYQDDFMVSQVLDDLRDRGEQYSDYDVQYAYVLNHSGQLVGVLRLRDLLLSRKDQRISALMIPDPLNVDVRKSLDSLHHFFHEHPFFGVPVITENRVLVGVVRRLAVRDAMSRRSQSVFLKISGIIGGEELRSMPLVTRFSRRLSWLSLNIVLNIIAASVIAFYQDTLEKAITLAVFLPIISDMSGCSGNQAVAVSMREITLGVIRPREIGWVLMKESMVGVINGILLGLLLALVAVLWKGNPYLGLVVGSALAANTLLAVSVGGSIPLILKSMNIDPALASGPMLTTITDMFGFFFVLSLASLLLPQLTTG; from the coding sequence ATGATGGAACAACGGAAAGAGCTATGGGATATCCTGGAGGACATTATACAAGCAGAAGATGTCACTCTGCTGAAAAAAGTTGTCAATGAATCGTCCTTGGTTGAAGTAGCGTTGGCGTTGTCCCGATTGTCTATTGGGTATCAGGTATGGACGCTTGTCCGGTTGACGCCCAAAGAGGGCGCAAAACTGGTCAGGGAGATGCCCCATGTTCAAGCCGTGGAACTGATCAGAACGATGCCACTGGAAAACACGGTCGCACTGTTGAAATGTTTGCGAAGTGATGTTCAGGCGGATCTGGTCAGTGAACTGGATCAGGATGAACTGGCTCGACTGCTGGATGGGATGGATGCTAAAGACGCAGATTCCATTCTGAAATTGATGGTTTATCCCCATGATACAGCCGGTGGTCTGATGATCACGGAATATCTCTCGTATCAGGATGATTTCATGGTGAGTCAGGTTCTGGATGATTTGAGAGACCGTGGAGAGCAGTATTCAGATTATGATGTTCAATATGCTTATGTGCTCAATCATAGTGGTCAACTGGTAGGGGTACTCCGGTTGAGGGACCTTCTGCTTTCCCGTAAGGATCAACGGATCTCCGCGCTCATGATTCCTGATCCGCTCAATGTGGATGTCCGGAAATCACTGGATAGTCTGCACCATTTTTTTCACGAACATCCCTTTTTCGGTGTTCCGGTCATCACAGAAAATCGTGTACTGGTGGGCGTAGTGAGACGACTGGCTGTCCGTGATGCCATGAGTCGGAGATCGCAAAGCGTATTCCTTAAAATCAGCGGTATCATCGGCGGTGAAGAATTACGAAGCATGCCGCTGGTAACCCGTTTTTCACGCAGACTTTCCTGGCTGAGTCTGAATATTGTACTGAATATCATTGCGGCCAGTGTGATTGCGTTTTATCAGGACACCCTCGAAAAAGCCATCACGCTGGCGGTATTTCTACCGATCATTTCTGACATGAGCGGTTGTTCAGGAAATCAGGCGGTGGCAGTCAGCATGCGTGAGATCACACTGGGGGTGATCCGTCCCCGTGAAATTGGCTGGGTACTGATGAAAGAATCCATGGTGGGCGTGATCAACGGGATTTTACTGGGACTATTGCTGGCTCTGGTCGCGGTGCTTTGGAAAGGAAACCCCTATCTTGGATTGGTCGTGGGTTCGGCTCTGGCGGCAAATACATTGCTGGCGGTGTCAGTGGGTGGTTCCATTCCACTGATCCTCAAATCCATGAATATTGATCCGGCACTGGCTTCCGGCCCGATGCTGACTACCATCACAGACATGTTTGGTTTTTTCTTTGTTCTAAGCCTGGCCAGTCTGTTGTTACCCCAGTTGACAACAGGTTAG
- a CDS encoding mechanosensitive ion channel has product MNHKKIWLSLFAGIVLVAHGYAQQVSENSITAEPSVTVIEPSVAENTPPESLPPANSDEVSPEKSAPPKAKNRIPGVLKDTKPQIEWSLTFGRVTWSILFLGMAYYAIKYTTRLLEASAEKWPNARLALKRWVPVIRVMGWIFCIYLIIAGVLAPPIETILTMTASAGIALGFASQDILKNVFGGIMILMDRPFFSGDKIQVGNHYGEVTQIGLRTVRIVTADDSVVSIPNGDIVNQPVSNSNSGESNCQVVAEFYLPPDIDFTRVKRMAYRAAVTSRYAYLNKPVYIVFKNEMYERRSMIKMRLKAYVLDIRYEVAFASEMTEIVMFELRRQNLVSTEQLSHLPQIVSNGETA; this is encoded by the coding sequence ATGAATCACAAAAAAATATGGTTGAGCCTGTTTGCCGGAATAGTGTTGGTCGCTCATGGATATGCCCAGCAAGTTTCAGAAAACTCAATCACGGCAGAACCATCCGTTACAGTCATAGAACCCTCCGTTGCAGAAAACACTCCGCCTGAATCTCTGCCACCCGCAAATTCTGATGAGGTTTCTCCTGAAAAATCGGCTCCGCCCAAAGCAAAAAATAGAATCCCCGGCGTATTGAAAGACACCAAACCCCAAATTGAGTGGTCCCTGACTTTTGGACGAGTTACCTGGTCCATCCTTTTTCTGGGAATGGCCTATTACGCCATCAAATACACCACACGTCTGCTGGAAGCCAGTGCTGAAAAATGGCCCAATGCGCGACTTGCCTTAAAACGTTGGGTTCCGGTCATCAGGGTGATGGGATGGATTTTTTGTATTTATCTGATCATTGCAGGAGTGTTGGCGCCTCCGATTGAAACCATTCTGACCATGACCGCTTCGGCAGGCATCGCCCTGGGTTTTGCCTCCCAGGATATTCTGAAAAATGTTTTTGGCGGGATCATGATTTTGATGGATCGTCCGTTTTTCTCCGGCGACAAGATTCAGGTCGGAAATCACTATGGGGAAGTGACTCAGATTGGTTTGAGAACGGTGAGGATTGTTACCGCTGATGATTCGGTGGTATCCATTCCGAATGGAGATATCGTCAATCAACCGGTTTCCAACTCCAACAGCGGAGAATCCAACTGTCAGGTGGTTGCGGAATTTTATCTTCCCCCCGATATTGATTTTACACGGGTCAAACGCATGGCCTATCGGGCCGCTGTGACATCCAGATACGCATATCTCAACAAACCGGTTTATATCGTCTTCAAAAATGAAATGTATGAGCGACGTTCCATGATTAAAATGAGACTCAAGGCGTATGTGCTGGATATTCGCTATGAAGTGGCGTTTGCCAGTGAAATGACAGAAATTGTCATGTTTGAATTGCGTCGGCAGAATCTTGTTTCCACTGAGCAACTTTCCCATTTACCCCAAATCGTAAGCAATGGAGAAACAGCATGA